Proteins encoded together in one Neobacillus sp. FSL H8-0543 window:
- the dgt gene encoding dGTP triphosphohydrolase — protein sequence MKSESQYLTEFLKEHYLPLVELDKRRHAENPSRTRNEYQRDYSRILYSTSFRRLQGKMQLLGIQSDKFYRNRLTHSLEVAQIARGITDQLKDLSGFDNFYIDDTYVIEAGSLAHDIGNPPFGHHGERVLNELSKKYGGFEGNAQTIRVLTELEKKLPNNRGLNLTYRTLLSVVKYYIPHKDEKSKFIYDDSYEFFEEILSEYPNVAPRTLDVQIVDLADEIAYAAHDLEDALSLKLFNIDEYMFEFQHYLNKEVDFGVAHYKLEEIIKRAKEVASSATNYNSSEEYGFLLRKEITSNIVHALINDIGVISVEQKHIEKTGTKHINELGFKNLGKLASGLKDFTFKSINRTNQVQLYEKQGEKIIKGLYEVFSDQKFNKQGLLLPVEFRSNDDEKQKRFIIDYISGMMDSFATKTYSDLYGESMEKLYDSRYFGNYININNS from the coding sequence ATGAAGTCAGAAAGTCAATATTTAACTGAATTTCTTAAGGAACATTATCTACCTCTTGTGGAACTGGATAAAAGAAGGCATGCTGAAAACCCATCTAGAACTAGAAATGAGTATCAAAGGGATTATTCCAGAATTTTATACTCAACTTCCTTTAGAAGGTTACAAGGTAAAATGCAATTATTAGGAATACAATCTGATAAGTTCTATAGAAATCGATTAACTCATAGTTTAGAAGTCGCACAAATTGCAAGAGGAATTACTGATCAATTAAAAGATTTATCTGGATTTGATAATTTTTATATTGATGACACTTATGTTATAGAAGCTGGTTCACTGGCTCATGATATTGGTAATCCGCCTTTTGGACATCATGGGGAAAGGGTTTTAAACGAATTAAGTAAAAAGTATGGTGGATTTGAGGGGAATGCTCAAACAATAAGAGTATTAACTGAATTGGAAAAAAAACTGCCCAATAATAGGGGGTTGAACTTAACTTACAGAACTCTATTAAGTGTTGTAAAGTATTATATTCCTCATAAGGATGAAAAAAGTAAATTTATTTACGATGATAGCTATGAATTTTTTGAAGAAATACTTTCTGAATATCCAAATGTTGCACCAAGAACTTTAGATGTGCAAATTGTGGATCTAGCTGATGAAATTGCGTATGCAGCCCATGATCTTGAAGATGCTCTTAGTCTAAAGTTATTTAATATTGATGAGTACATGTTTGAATTTCAACATTATTTGAATAAAGAAGTCGATTTTGGTGTTGCTCATTACAAATTGGAGGAAATTATTAAAAGGGCAAAAGAAGTGGCAAGTTCTGCAACTAATTATAATTCATCAGAAGAATATGGATTTTTGTTGCGAAAGGAAATTACTTCAAATATTGTGCATGCATTAATAAATGATATTGGTGTTATTAGTGTAGAACAAAAACACATTGAAAAGACTGGAACTAAACATATTAACGAATTAGGCTTTAAAAATCTTGGGAAGTTGGCAAGTGGATTGAAGGATTTTACATTCAAATCAATCAATAGAACAAACCAGGTGCAACTTTACGAAAAGCAAGGAGAAAAAATAATAAAAGGTTTATATGAAGTATTCTCTGATCAAAAGTTCAACAAACAAGGTCTTCTTTTACCAGTTGAATTTAGGTCGAATGATGATGAAAAACAAAAAAGATTTATTATTGATTATATCTCCGGTATGATGGATTCCTTTGCAACTAAAACCTATTCTGATTTGTATGGGGAATCTATGGAAAAGTTATATGATAGCAGATATTTTGGTAACTATATTAATATTAATAACTCTTAA
- a CDS encoding M20/M25/M40 family metallo-hydrolase has product MLYSYTIRCTDLHSGMFCGGVQNANHLLVQLLSTLHDANGKVNVDQFYDDVLELTEFEKEQIKALGFDEEKLKKSLGLTELTGGETNYPYPEKISSRPTLELNGIWGGFQGEGTKTVIPNEAHAKITCRLVNNQNPEKIQGLIKKHLEEQAPKGCTVKVTLQDTGNPFLTPIDDPMIQKAAAAYEQVYGKAPVYKREGGSIPIVSDFSHTLNSPVVLMGFGLPDENLHAPNEHFNLENFDKGILTICSFLELI; this is encoded by the coding sequence ATGCTATATTCATACACCATTAGGTGTACGGATTTGCATTCCGGCATGTTCTGTGGGGGAGTTCAGAACGCTAACCATTTGTTAGTGCAGCTGCTTTCTACTCTTCATGATGCAAACGGAAAGGTTAATGTTGATCAGTTCTATGATGATGTATTAGAATTGACAGAATTTGAGAAGGAACAAATTAAAGCACTGGGCTTTGATGAAGAAAAGCTAAAAAAATCATTAGGATTAACAGAATTAACAGGAGGGGAAACAAATTATCCTTATCCTGAGAAAATCAGCTCGCGGCCAACATTAGAATTAAACGGCATATGGGGCGGATTTCAGGGGGAAGGGACAAAAACTGTCATTCCGAACGAGGCACATGCCAAAATCACTTGCCGTTTAGTCAATAATCAAAATCCAGAAAAAATCCAGGGTTTAATCAAAAAGCATTTAGAAGAACAAGCACCAAAAGGATGCACGGTAAAAGTGACGCTTCAAGATACGGGAAATCCATTCTTAACCCCAATCGATGATCCGATGATTCAAAAAGCAGCTGCAGCCTATGAACAGGTATATGGAAAAGCACCTGTTTATAAAAGAGAAGGGGGCTCGATTCCGATTGTATCGGATTTTAGCCATACCCTAAATTCTCCTGTTGTCTTAATGGGATTCGGCTTGCCGGATGAAAATCTACATGCTCCGAATGAACATTTTAACTTAGAAAACTTTGATAAAGGGATCTTAACGATATGTTCTTTTTTAGAATTGATCTGA
- a CDS encoding fumarylacetoacetate hydrolase family protein encodes MQKVRVNRNGIPVWGYLENQQIYLDSGEKIKQEEAEFLAPVEPSKIIAVHLNYPSRLEAFGGNIPPWPSYFLKPVSALSGHQAEVARPKNTKYLNYEGEIAVIIGKRAKAVSREDALNYIAGYSPANDFGVHDFRTSDNNSMLRVKGQDGFCPIGPGIIPAHEVDPHNMPLRTYVNGKLVQVGNTRELMFPFDYLIADLSRLITLEPGDVILTGTPANSRPVHPGDIVAVEIEGYGRLENRIVESEVDFGDFGAQPEDSEYGRNTAFEIGRVKK; translated from the coding sequence GTGCAAAAGGTTCGCGTGAATCGCAATGGTATTCCCGTATGGGGATATCTCGAAAATCAACAAATCTATTTGGATAGTGGTGAGAAAATAAAACAGGAAGAGGCTGAATTTTTAGCTCCGGTCGAACCTTCTAAGATTATCGCTGTCCATCTTAATTACCCTAGTAGATTGGAAGCTTTTGGCGGAAATATCCCTCCATGGCCATCCTATTTCCTGAAGCCGGTCTCGGCATTATCTGGCCACCAGGCAGAAGTAGCCCGGCCAAAAAATACGAAGTACTTAAATTATGAGGGTGAAATTGCCGTCATCATCGGCAAACGGGCAAAAGCAGTAAGCAGGGAGGATGCCTTGAATTATATTGCTGGTTATAGTCCTGCTAACGATTTTGGTGTTCATGATTTTCGGACATCCGACAACAACTCAATGCTGCGGGTTAAAGGGCAGGATGGATTTTGCCCAATTGGTCCGGGCATCATCCCTGCTCATGAAGTAGACCCTCATAATATGCCATTGAGGACCTATGTGAATGGAAAACTGGTCCAGGTAGGAAATACAAGAGAGTTAATGTTTCCATTTGATTATTTAATCGCTGACCTATCCAGACTTATAACACTTGAACCAGGTGATGTGATCTTAACCGGAACACCTGCAAATTCCCGTCCTGTCCATCCCGGTGACATTGTTGCCGTGGAAATAGAAGGTTATGGACGGCTTGAAAATAGAATCGTAGAGTCCGAGGTTGATTTTGGTGATTTTGGTGCACAGCCTGAGGACTCCGAATACGGACGGAACACTGCATTTGAAATAGGAAGAGTAAAGAAATAA
- a CDS encoding cytochrome ubiquinol oxidase subunit I: MVNEETVFFSRILTELTLSFHIIYATIGVGIPLMIMISQWVGIKKQDEHYILLARRWARGFVITVAVGVVTGTAIGLQLSLLWPNFMELAGNVIALPLFLETFAFFFEAIFLGIYLYTWERFENQKKHLMLLIPVALGASFSAVFITMVNAFMNSPQGFDIVNGQLTNINPIVAMFNLSMPTKVSHVLVTAYMTCAFVLASIGAFRLLNGSKHVYHKKALFLTLKLGLLFSIVTAILGDFSGKYLAEYQPEKLAAAEWHFETKEGAPLIFYGVLENGEVKYAITIPYALSILAHLKPNAEVIGLDQFPNDEVPPLYIHYLFDIMVTIGMMMILIAFIYVIGIWRKWRFVLSNGFNWLILFGGPLSILAIEAGWWLDEVGRQPWILRGIMKTKDAATTNTHVDTMLILFAGLYFILGIGSIVVLTRMFRKNTVEQELADHGLEKAGDSL, encoded by the coding sequence ATGGTAAACGAAGAGACTGTTTTCTTCAGTCGCATATTAACTGAATTAACATTATCGTTCCATATCATTTATGCAACGATTGGTGTTGGAATTCCACTGATGATCATGATTTCTCAGTGGGTAGGGATCAAGAAACAGGACGAGCACTACATACTGTTAGCAAGACGTTGGGCTCGCGGGTTTGTTATTACAGTAGCTGTTGGAGTCGTTACAGGGACTGCAATTGGACTTCAGTTATCTCTTCTATGGCCGAATTTTATGGAATTGGCAGGAAACGTAATTGCTTTGCCTTTATTTTTGGAAACCTTTGCTTTTTTCTTTGAAGCTATTTTTTTAGGTATTTATTTGTATACATGGGAGCGTTTTGAGAATCAGAAAAAGCATTTAATGTTGCTCATTCCGGTAGCTTTAGGTGCCTCTTTTTCTGCTGTATTCATTACGATGGTGAATGCCTTTATGAATTCACCACAAGGATTTGATATCGTAAATGGTCAATTAACGAATATTAATCCTATAGTAGCCATGTTTAATCTGTCCATGCCTACTAAGGTGTCACATGTCCTCGTCACAGCCTATATGACATGCGCATTTGTACTCGCTTCTATTGGAGCTTTCCGATTACTTAATGGTTCAAAACATGTATATCATAAAAAAGCATTATTTTTAACACTGAAACTTGGATTGCTGTTTTCAATTGTTACAGCCATTCTTGGGGATTTTTCTGGAAAGTATCTAGCCGAATATCAGCCAGAAAAACTAGCAGCTGCGGAATGGCATTTTGAAACAAAAGAAGGCGCGCCTTTAATCTTTTATGGAGTACTTGAAAATGGAGAAGTGAAATATGCTATTACTATACCTTATGCACTCAGCATTTTGGCCCATTTAAAACCTAATGCTGAAGTGATTGGTCTTGATCAATTTCCTAACGATGAAGTGCCACCACTTTATATTCACTACCTATTTGATATCATGGTGACAATAGGAATGATGATGATCTTGATTGCTTTTATCTATGTTATCGGCATTTGGAGAAAATGGCGTTTCGTACTTTCAAATGGGTTCAATTGGCTCATTTTATTTGGAGGCCCGCTTTCTATTTTAGCAATTGAAGCCGGATGGTGGCTTGATGAAGTGGGACGTCAACCTTGGATATTGCGTGGAATAATGAAAACAAAAGATGCGGCCACGACAAATACTCATGTTGATACCATGCTGATCTTGTTTGCTGGACTCTATTTTATCTTAGGAATTGGAAGTATCGTGGTACTTACACGAATGTTTCGGAAGAATACGGTTGAACAGGAATTGGCTGATCATGGATTGGAGAAAGCTGGTGATTCTTTATGA
- a CDS encoding cytochrome d ubiquinol oxidase subunit II, which translates to MTLEIIGISVLWLFLFGYVMVASIDFGAGFFNAYSTLRGKQHILTKIIQRYLSPVWEVTNVFLVFFFVGVVGFFPKTAYYYGTTLLVPISIAIILLAIRGAYYAFTTYGKLKSKKYIYLYGLTGLIIPASLSIVLTISEGGFVTMEELGPVLHYWTLFTSPLTWSIVLLSLTAVLYISSVFLTWYAHKAKDEAATNLLRIYALSWAIPLILTAVGIIFEMRTHNPEHYERLMDFGWIFSLSFALFVGTVYLIWKRKSFGVAFGFVVGQFFLAFFAYGISHYPYLLYPFLTIYDGFTNEAMAISLIIAFIAGLLLLIPSLILLLRLFLFNKNYVEGKQIDNA; encoded by the coding sequence ATGACACTTGAAATAATAGGAATTTCAGTATTATGGCTTTTTCTGTTTGGTTATGTCATGGTCGCTTCCATCGATTTTGGTGCAGGCTTTTTTAATGCATACAGTACACTTAGGGGTAAACAACATATTTTAACAAAAATCATTCAACGCTATTTATCCCCTGTTTGGGAAGTCACGAATGTATTTTTAGTATTCTTCTTCGTAGGGGTTGTGGGTTTTTTTCCAAAAACGGCGTACTATTATGGGACAACATTGCTTGTTCCCATAAGCATTGCGATTATCTTGCTTGCCATCCGCGGAGCTTATTATGCCTTTACCACTTATGGAAAGCTTAAATCTAAAAAGTATATCTACTTATATGGTCTAACCGGATTAATTATCCCGGCTTCTTTGTCCATTGTTCTGACAATTTCAGAAGGTGGCTTCGTGACAATGGAGGAATTGGGACCAGTTCTACATTATTGGACATTGTTTACGAGCCCTTTGACATGGAGCATTGTTTTGCTTAGTTTAACAGCCGTTTTGTATATCTCGTCCGTGTTTTTAACCTGGTATGCACATAAAGCAAAAGATGAAGCTGCCACGAATTTGCTGCGGATTTATGCACTTTCATGGGCCATACCTTTAATTTTGACAGCTGTAGGCATTATTTTTGAAATGCGTACACATAATCCGGAACACTATGAGCGATTAATGGATTTTGGGTGGATATTTAGTCTATCATTTGCATTATTTGTTGGAACAGTTTATTTAATTTGGAAGAGAAAATCTTTTGGTGTAGCGTTTGGATTCGTAGTAGGCCAATTTTTCTTAGCCTTTTTCGCTTACGGCATCTCCCATTATCCTTATTTGCTTTATCCATTCCTCACCATTTATGACGGCTTTACGAACGAAGCAATGGCCATTTCTTTAATCATTGCCTTTATTGCAGGACTTCTACTACTTATTCCATCCCTGATTCTTCTTCTTAGACTATTTTTGTTTAATAAGAATTATGTCGAAGGTAAACAAATCGATAATGCTTAA
- a CDS encoding flavin reductase family protein, producing the protein MDERLFRNTMGKFATGVTVITTKYENETVGMTANAFVSVSLDPKLVLISVANKARTLGYIQNAKEFAVSFLSDQQKEVSMRFAGQLKEDTAFEFFLFNQLPVIKDALAAITCNLYAEYEAGDHTLLLGEVTDVHVRDGDPLLFFQGKYRSLQSLEEISTL; encoded by the coding sequence ATGGATGAACGTTTGTTTAGAAACACCATGGGAAAATTCGCAACAGGAGTGACCGTTATTACCACAAAATATGAAAACGAAACGGTAGGAATGACCGCAAATGCATTTGTTTCTGTTTCACTGGACCCAAAGTTAGTGCTAATTTCAGTAGCAAATAAGGCAAGAACGCTTGGTTACATTCAAAACGCGAAGGAATTTGCTGTCAGTTTTTTATCAGACCAACAAAAGGAAGTATCGATGCGTTTTGCCGGACAGTTGAAGGAAGACACGGCTTTTGAATTTTTTCTGTTTAATCAACTGCCGGTAATAAAAGATGCTTTGGCAGCCATTACCTGTAACTTATATGCGGAATATGAAGCTGGTGACCATACCCTGTTGTTAGGTGAAGTTACCGATGTTCACGTAAGGGATGGCGACCCATTGTTATTTTTCCAGGGGAAATACCGTAGCCTACAGTCTCTTGAAGAAATCAGCACACTATAG
- a CDS encoding acetoacetate decarboxylase family protein has protein sequence MSKLKGYSLPLSPEGRANIIPAPPWYYSGTLLTVEFKANPDAVAALLPEQLEPADDPGLCTVTFADWQSCSEDKHELLDPYYAQYKEAYITIGAKYNGRDVSRCAYIWVDKDFAMFRGLVQGFPKKIGSIEITRPVDIGIGGPRIEKGGQLAANASVGGRRLMEARIQLEELTNIGSSLGRKPLHHTRHFPAIDHPGAALEELVALSIQDVEIGPIWKASAELTFFDSPTEELSALAPIEITGAYYHKIGYSFKGGQLLEKLI, from the coding sequence ATGAGTAAACTTAAAGGATATTCCCTTCCGTTGTCACCTGAGGGAAGGGCCAATATCATTCCAGCCCCACCTTGGTATTATTCGGGAACGCTGTTAACGGTTGAATTCAAAGCAAATCCGGATGCTGTTGCGGCATTGCTCCCAGAACAATTAGAGCCAGCTGATGACCCTGGCCTATGCACCGTAACTTTTGCCGATTGGCAATCATGCTCTGAGGATAAGCATGAATTACTTGATCCCTATTACGCCCAATATAAAGAAGCTTACATTACCATTGGCGCAAAATATAATGGGAGAGACGTATCTCGCTGTGCCTATATATGGGTAGACAAAGATTTTGCTATGTTTAGAGGATTGGTTCAAGGCTTTCCAAAGAAGATCGGTTCTATTGAAATAACGAGGCCAGTTGATATAGGCATTGGAGGACCCCGCATTGAAAAAGGGGGGCAACTGGCAGCAAATGCATCAGTAGGTGGACGAAGACTAATGGAAGCTCGGATTCAGTTGGAGGAATTAACCAATATAGGATCAAGTTTGGGACGAAAACCTTTACATCATACCAGACATTTCCCGGCAATTGACCACCCCGGTGCCGCGCTCGAAGAATTGGTTGCTCTTTCCATACAGGATGTAGAAATAGGCCCTATTTGGAAGGCCTCTGCAGAGTTAACTTTCTTTGACTCTCCGACTGAGGAACTATCAGCATTAGCACCAATTGAAATTACAGGTGCATACTACCACAAAATCGGCTATTCGTTTAAAGGCGGGCAACTGCTAGAAAAATTAATATAA